From Plodia interpunctella isolate USDA-ARS_2022_Savannah chromosome 18, ilPloInte3.2, whole genome shotgun sequence, a single genomic window includes:
- the LOC128677895 gene encoding phospholipid phosphatase 1-like gives MSALEITHRYQCILTMYAGYGVARGGPGEISNLLKSRGVDHRAESYLTQRISLAIQWGNAASVMGTFASVAAICILLEVGALPSRRSGFTCNDPALSFPYTGDTFSISLVATVTVIVPFLIMWVVETIQHRDDEYSLKTNKLVTTAKTAGLMYRDYIYGAVVTLTVLEVVKCVIGSPRPTFFDLCEPDKAKTCNGSEYVSSYTCTSTKYSSYLKIDSGRSFPSAHAAMSTYCGLFLAWYLQRRAFSWHNRSVLIVPLIQALCLIYAAVCSLSRLTDHRHHWWDVLVGGSMGVLAVLYTILVLCKNFSQPAVVSTSDISSSDGNNHQSVRRLLSSKPHVEMP, from the exons ATGTCTGCTTTAGAGATAACTCATCGTTATCAGTGCATCTTAACAATGTATGCAGGCTATGGCGTAGCTAGAGGAGGGCCAGGCG AGATCAGTAATCTCTTAAAAAGCAGGGGTGTTGACCACCGCGCCGAGTCGTATCTGACGCAACGCATATCCCTCGCGATACAGTGGGGGAATGCAGCGAGTGTAATGGGCACTTTTGCGTCAG TTGCAGCAATATGCATTCTACTAGAAGTGGGGGCGCTGCCGAGCCGCAGAAGCGGTTTCACATGCAACGATCCTGCCCTCTCTTTCCCGTACACCGGAGACACGTTCTCCATCTCGCTCGTTGCCACTGTAACTGTTATAGTgccatttttaatt ATGTGGGTAGTCGAAACGATCCAACATCGAGACGACGAATACAGCTTGAAGACGAACAAGCTTGTAACCACAGCCAAGACCGCCGGGTTAATGTACCGGGACTACATATATGGAGCAGTTGTCACTTTGACCGTACTTGAGGTCGTCAAGTGCGTCATAGGATCTCCCAGACCGACCTTCTTTGATCTCTGCGAGCCTGATAAAGCCAAGACTTGTAATGG ATCGGAGTATGTGAGCTCGTACACGTGTACCTCCACAAAGTACTCCAGCTACCTGAAAATAGACTCTGGGAGGAGCTTCCCTTCTGCTCATGCGGCCATGTCGACATACTGCGGTCTTTTCTTAGCT TGGTACCTCCAAAGACGCGCGTTCAGTTGGCACAACCGCTCCGTGCTCATCGTGCCTCTGATCCAGGCCTTATGTCTGATCTACGCTGCCGTCTGCTCCTTGAGTCGACTCACTGACCATAGACACCACTGGTGGGACGTCTTAGTCGGCGGGTCTATGGGTGTACTGGCTGTTCTATATACG atCCTGGTTTTATGCAAGAATTTCTCACAGCCAGCCGTGGTGAGCACCAGCGACATATCCAGCAGTGATGGCAATAATCACCAATCAGTACGAAGACTCCTTTCAAGCAAGCCTCATGTGGAGATGCCCTAG
- the LOC128677738 gene encoding uncharacterized protein LOC128677738, which produces MIMDHNNLQTCKLISFNCKSVKRSFEAVQSLCEICDIIVLQETWLYDYDIPLLSSIHENFEYTGKSSMDLSTGPLRGRPYGGLAILWRSGVFDSVSVIECNSDRLSAIKVTLADRQILVINVYMPTDEIPNLIEFTQCLSEMSAIVESCDVESVYMLGDFNAHPGESFYSELLNFCAMEQWTCADIERLNSVPNTFTFISDVTGSKRWLDHCVVTEQARDTIADISIMYDVLWSDHFPMIIECNFSVIKPKFVTPYSLHNKAIWGERNIEQIREYYHLCNDSLKDVDYPHELGLCNNRNCNIFEHRVVLDVMYESIVKILTKAAEETHVDCQHIKHKAQMVGWNRHVREAHGLARSKYQIWLWHNQPLTGPIFNDMRATRKIFKSKLKWCQKHQEQIKLDIIAEHRKNKNFKKFWKSTNKLDIRPSLPVTVGDANEPSTIADMFVRHFQVQSPLGLSSKVVDNGTCCDSDQIRFSAKQVDDVIKKMTRGKSPGHDGLSIEHLQHAGLHLNRVLAMFFSLCFGHSYLPDSLIKTIVVPVIKNKTGDVTDKNNYRPISLATIIAKVLDSLMDIELESYLNLHDAQFGFRSNLSTESAILVLKNTAHYYTQRHTPIYACFLDFSRAFDLVSYDILWEKLRERNIPAELLGIFQYWYQNQSNNVRWANQLSVSYGLNCGVRQGGITSPKLFNLYINDLIVGLSNRHIGCRIDDISINNISYADDMVLLSPTVRALRELLGLCEQYARQHGLLYNINKSEFMVFKAAGGRCPVSVPDIKLNGQCLKRVYSFKYLGHIVDDRLRDQADIERERRALAVRCNMLARRFARCSQQVKASLFKAYCQVFYTCSLWANYTQRAISDLRVQYNNGFRMMFGLSRRCSASDMFAQAHTDDFFAIMRKRAASMLKRVRSSTNTILKTISNRYDSPLLMSWVKLCITGRQIVAK; this is translated from the coding sequence ATGATAATGGACCACAACAACCTACAAACCTGTAAATTAATAAGCTTTAATTGCAAATCAGTAAAACGGTCATTTGAAGCTGTGCAATCATTATGTGAGATATGCGACATTATAGTCCTGCAGGAGACATGGCTGTATGACTATGACATCCCTTTACTGAGCAGTATCCATGAGAATTTTGAGTATACAGGAAAATCATCTATGGATTTGTCAACTGGCCCACTAAGAGGTCGACCCTACGGTGGTTTAGCTATCCTGTGGAGGAGCGGAGTGTTTGATTCAGTTTCAGTGATAGAATGTAATAGCGACCGTCTCTCGGCAATCAAGGTAACGCTGGCAGACCGGCAAATTCTAGTTATTAATGTGTACATGCCGACAGATGAGATTCCAAACTTAATTGAGTTTACTCAATGTCTTAGTGAAATGAGTGCAATTGTTGAGTCTTGTGATGTGGAAAGTGTCTATATGCTGGGAGACTTTAATGCCCACCCCGGTGAGTCTTTTTACTCAgaacttttaaacttttgtgCTATGGAACAGTGGACTTGTGCAGACATAGAAAGGCTTAATTCAGTCCCcaatacttttacatttataagtGATGTGACTGGTTCTAAGCGCTGGCTTGACCATTGTGTGGTTACAGAACAGGCTCGTGATACAATAGCTGatataagtattatgtatGATGTTTTATGGTCTGATCATTTCCCAATGATTATAGAATGTAATTTTAGTGTCATTAAACCTAAGTTTGTAACCCCTTattcattacataataaagCTATCTGGGGTGAAAGAAATATTGAGCAAATTAGAGAGTACTATCACCTATGTAACGATTCACTCAAGGATGTTGACTATCCCCATGAACTTGGCCTTTGTAATAAcagaaattgtaatatttttgagcATAGAGTTGTACTAGATGTCATGTATGAAAgtattgtcaaaattttaactaagGCTGCTGAAGAGACTCATGTGGATTGTCAACATATAAAGCATAAAGCCCAAATGGTGGGCTGGAACAGACATGTTAGGGAGGCACACGGGTTGGCTAGGTCTAAGTATCAGATTTGGCTTTGGCATAATCAGCCTTTGACAGGTCctatatttaatgatatgCGTGCTACACGTAAGATATTTAAGAGCAAACTAAAGTGGTGCCAAAAGCACCAAGAACAAATTAAGCTGGATATTATTGCTGAacatcgtaaaaataaaaatttcaaaaagttttggaaatctacaaataaacttgataTTAGACCCAGTCTTCCCGTGACTGTGGGTGATGCCAACGAGCCTAGTACTATCGCCGATATGTTTGTCCGGCACTTCCAAGTCCAGTCACCACTTGGTTTGTCTAGCAAGGTGGTTGATAATGGGACCTGTTGTGACTCTGATCAAATTCGTTTTTCAGCTAAACAGGTAGATgatgtcattaaaaaaatgactcGGGGAAAGTCCCCTGGTCATGATGGGCTCTCCATAGAACACTTGCAGCATGCTGGCCTTCACCTCAATAGAGTATTGGCTATGTTTTTCTCCTTGTGTTTTGGTCATTCTTACCTGCCCGACAGCCTCATTAAAACTATTGTGGTACcagtcattaaaaataaaactgggGATGTaactgacaaaaataattaccggCCCATTTCGTTAGCAACAATTATTGCAAAGGTATTGGATAGTTTGATGGATATTGAATTGGAAAGCTACTTGAACTTACATGATGCCCAGTTTGGTTTTCGTTCTAATCTGTCCACTGAGAGTGCTATCCTGGTACTGAAGAATACTGCACACTATTATACACAGCGACATACACCTATCTATGCTTGTTTTCTAGACTTCTCACGAGCATTTGACCTTGTGTCTTATGACATTCTCTGGGAGAAGCTCAGGGAAAGAAATATCCCTGCGGAGTTGTTGGGTATTTTTCAGTATTGGTATCAGAACCAATCTAACAATGTCAGATGGGCCAACCAGCTATCTGTGTCCTATGGTCTGAATTGTGGGGTCAGGCAGGGGGGAATCACCTCACCCAAGTTGTTCAACCTCTATATTAATGACCTGATAGTTGGACTCAGCAACAGACATATCGGTTGCAGAATTGATGATATCAGTATTAACAATATCAGCTATGCTGATGATATGGTTTTGCTTAGTCCAACTGTCAGGGCGCTACGGGAACTGCTTGGTTTATGTGAGCAATATGCACGGCAGCACGGTttgctatataatattaataaaagcgAGTTTATGGTCTTTAAGGCGGCCGGCGGTAGGTGCCCAGTCTCTGTGCCTGATATCAAGTTGAACGGACAATGCCTAAAACGGGTGTACTCGTTTAAGTACTTAGGGCATATTGTCGACGACCGTCTTAGGGATCAAGCCGACATTGAAAGGGAGCGCAGGGCGCTGGCGGTCCGGTGTAATATGTTGGCACGTAGGTTTGCACGATGTAGCCAGCAGGTTAAAGCGTCATTGTTTAAAGCTTACTGTCAGGTGTTTTACACGTGCAGCCTATGGGCTAACTATACGCAGCGGGCCATTAGTGACCTGCGAGTCCAATACAATAATGGCTTTAGGATGATGTTTGGGCTGTCTCGCAGGTGTAGTGCATCAGATATGTTTGCTCAGGCGCATACTGATGATTTCTTTGCAATCATGAGAAAAAGAGCTGCCTCTATGCTCAAGAGAGTTCGCAGCAGTACAAACACCATCCTGAAAACCATTTCCAACCGGTATGACTCGCCCTTGCTGATGTCATGGGTAAAACTGTGCATCACAGGACGCCAAATtgtggcaaaataa